One Hemitrygon akajei unplaced genomic scaffold, sHemAka1.3 Scf000053, whole genome shotgun sequence DNA window includes the following coding sequences:
- the LOC140721266 gene encoding LOW QUALITY PROTEIN: uncharacterized protein (The sequence of the model RefSeq protein was modified relative to this genomic sequence to represent the inferred CDS: substituted 1 base at 1 genomic stop codon) translates to TGERPYTCSVCEKRFTHSSTLLKHQRVHTGERPYTCSVCEKRFTQSSTLLVHQRVHTWEKPFTCSVCGKGFTRLSHLQSHQRVHTGEEPFTCSICEKRFTHSSTLLKHQRVHTGEKPYTCSVCGKRFTESSNLQKHQRVHTGEKPFTCLVCGKGFTESSNLLVHQRIHTGEKPFTCSECGKRFSELSSLLKHRRVHTGEKPFTCSECGKGFTDSSTLQSHKRVHTGEKPFNCSVCGRRFTRLSSLQRHQQVHTGEKPFICSVCGKGFTQSSTLQSHQRVHTGEKPFTCSVCEKRFTHSSTLLKHQRVHTGERPYTCSVCGKRFTQSFTLLVHQRVHTGEKPFTCSVCGKGFTRLSHLQSHQRVHTGERPFTCSVCGKGFTRLSHLQSHQRVHTGERPFTCSVCGKGFTQSSHLQSHHRVHTGEEPFTCSICEKRFTHSSTLLKHQRVHTGEKPYTCSVCGKGFTEPSNLQRHQRVHTGEKPFTCSVCGKGFTEPSNLQRHQRVHTGEKPFTCSVCGKGFTESSKLLVHQRVHTGEKPFTCSECGKGFTDSSTLQSHKRVHTGEKPFNCSVCGKGFTQSSTLQSHQRVHTGEKPFTCSDCGRRFTRLSSLQRHQQVHTGEKPFICSVCGKGFTQSSTLQSHQRVHTGEKPFTCSVCGKGFTQSSTLQSHQRVHTGEEPFTCLDYGIGFTQSSQLLAHQSVHSGDWPLVKCNRPNTQRVHTGEKPFTCSECGKRFTQSSQLLSPQRVHTGEKPFTCSFCGKRFTDPSTLQKHQRVHTEEKPFTCSECGKRFTQSSQLQSHQRIQNGERPFTCTVCAKGFTDPSTLQKHQRVHTEEKPFTCSECGKRFTQSSQLQSHQRIQNGERPFTCTVCAKGFTDPSTLQKHQRVHTEEKPFTCSECGKRFTQSSQLQSHQRIQNGERPFTCTVCGKGFTDPSTLQRHQRVHTGEKPFTCSECGKRFTQSSQLQRHQRVHTGERPFTCSECGKRFTQSSTLLRHERVHTGEKLFNCTECGKRFTLSSHLLEHQRVHTGERPFICSECGKRFTRSSTLQRHQRVHTGEEPFTCXECGKGFTQSSQLLAHQSVVMNPEVLFAVDCHFKRERLRR, encoded by the exons accggggagaggccatacacctgctcagtctgtgagaagagattcactcactcttccaccctattgaaacaccagcgagttcacactggggagaggccatacacctgctcagtctgtgagaagagattcactcagtcatccaccctactggtacatcagcgagttcacacttgggagaagccgttcacctgctctgtctgtgggaagggatttactcggttatcccacctacagagtcatcagcgagttcacactggggaggagccattcacctgctcaatctgtgagaagagattcactcactcttccaccctattgaagcaccagcgagttcacactggggagaagccatacacctgctcagtctgtggtaagagattcactgagtcatccaacctacagaaacatcagcgagttcacactggagagaagccattcacctgcttagtctgtgggaaaggattcactgagtcatccaacctactggttcatcagcgaattcacactggggagaagccgttcacctgttcagaatgtgggaaaagattcagtGAGTTATCCAGTCTACTGAAACatcggcgagttcacactggggaaaagccattcacctgctcagaatgtgggaaaggatttactgaTTCATCTACGCTACAGAGTCacaagcgagttcacactggggagaagccgttcaactgctcagtctgtgggaggagattcactcggttatccagcctacagagacatcagcaagttcacactggggagaagccgttcatctgctcagtctgtgggaagggattcactcagtcatccaccctacagagtcaccagcgagttcacactggggagaagccattcacctgctcagtctgtgagaaaagattcactcactcttccaccctattgaaacaccagcgagttcacactggggagaggccatacacctgctcagtctgcgggaagagattcactcagtcattcaccctactggtacatcagcgagttcacactggggagaagccgttcacctgctctgtctgtgggaagggatttactcggttatcccacctacagagtcatcagcgagttcacactggggagaggccgttcacctgctcagtctgtgggaagggatttactcggttatcccacctacagagtcatcagcgagttcacactggggagaggccgttcacctgctcagtctgtgggaagggattcacacagtcatcccacctacagagtcatcaccgagttcacactggggaggagccattcacctgctcaatctgtgagaagagattcactcactcttccaccctattgaagcaccagcgagttcacactggtgagaagccatacacctgctcagtctgtgggaaaggattcactgaaccatccaacctacagagacatcagcgagttcacactggagagaagccattcacctgctcagtctgtgggaaaggattcactgaaccatccaacctacagagacatcagcgagttcacactggagagaagccattcacctgctcagtctgtgggaaaggattcactgagtcatccaaactactggttcatcagcgagttcacactggggaaaagccattcacctgctcagaatgtgggaaaggatttactgaTTCATCTACGCTACAGAGTCacaagcgagttcacactggggagaagccgttcaactgctcagtctgtgggaagggattcactcagtcatccaccctacagagtcaccagcgagttcacactggggagaagccgttcacctgctccgactgtgggaggagattcactcggttatccagcctacagagacatcagcaagttcacactggggagaagccgttcatctgctcagtctgtgggaagggattcactcagtcatccaccctacagagtcaccagcgagttcacactggggagaagccattcacctgctcagtctgtgggaagggattcactcagtcatccaccctacagagtcaccagcgagttcacactggggaggaaccgttcacctgcttagactatgggataggattcactcagtcatcacaactactagcacaccagtcagttcacagtggggactggccattg GTGAAATGCaatagacc AAACactcagcgagttcacactggggagaagccgttcacctgttcagaatgtgggaagagatttacacagtcatcccaactactgagtcctcagcgagttcacactggggagaagccgttcacctgctcattctgtgggaagagattcactgatccatccaccctacagaaacaccagcgagttcacactgaggagaagccattcacctgttcagaatgtgggaagagatttactcagtcatcccaactacaaagtcatcagcgaattcagaatggggagaggccgttcacctgcacagtctgtgcgaaaggattcactgatccatccaccctacagaaacaccagcgagttcacactgaggagaagccattcacctgttcagaatgtgggaagagatttactcagtcatcccaactacaaagtcatcagcgaattcagaatggggagaggccgttcacctgcacagtctgtgcgaaaggattcactgatccatccaccctacagaaacaccagcgagttcacactgaggagaagccattcacctgttcagaatgtgggaagagatttactcagtcatcccaactacagagtcatcagcgaattcagaatggggagaggccgttcacctgcacagtctgtgggaaaggattcactgatccatccaccctacagagacaccagcgagttcacactggggagaagccattcacctgttcagaatgtgggaagagatttactcagtcatcccaactacagaggcatcagcgagttcacactggggagaggccattcacctgctcagaatgtgggaagagatttactcaatCTTCCACCCTACTGAGACATGAGCGTGTTCACACCGGTGAGAAGTTGTTCAATTGCACAGAATGTGGGAAACGGTTCACTCTGTCATCCCACCTTCtggaacaccagcgagttcacactggagagaggccattcatctgctcagaatgtgggaagagattcactcggtcttccacactacagagacatcagcgagttcacactggagaggagCCATTtacctgctgagaatgtgggaaaggattcactcagtcatcccaactactggcacaccagtcagttgttaTGAATCCCgaggttttgtttgctgtggactgtcattttaagagagagagattaagaaggtga